In a genomic window of Melopsittacus undulatus isolate bMelUnd1 chromosome 1, bMelUnd1.mat.Z, whole genome shotgun sequence:
- the FZD1 gene encoding frizzled-1: MAERRGPAASGGGAVGGGRRAGGGRCPRLPPPLPVLLVLWAAALPAGGQPPAPQDNGERGISIPDHGYCQPISIPLCTDIAYNQTIMPNLLGHTNQEDAGLEVHQFYPLVKVQCSAELKFFLCSMYAPVCTVLEQALPPCRSLCERARQGCEALMNKFGFQWPDTLRCEKFPVHGAGELCVGQNASERGTPTPALRPESWTSNPHRGGTGGGTGGAGPGEPRGRFSCPRALKVPSYLNYRFLGEKDCGAPCEPGRLYGLMYFGPEELRFSRTWIGIWSVLCCASTLFTVLTYLVDMKRFSYPERPIIFLSGCYTAVAVAYIAGFLLEEKVVCNERFAEDGSRTVAQGTKREGCTILFMMLYFFGMASSIWWVILSLTWFLAAGMKWGHEAIEANSQYFHLAAWAVPAIKTITILALGQVDGDVLSGVCFVGINNVDALRGFVLAPLFVYLFIGTSFLLAGFVSLFRIRTIMKHDGTKTEKLEKLMVRIGIFSVLYTVPATIVIACYFYEQAFREQWERSWVTQSCKSYAIPCPNNHGSHHPPMSPDFTVFMIKYLMTLIVGITSGFWIWSGKTLNSWRKFYTRLTNSKQGETTV; the protein is encoded by the coding sequence ATGGCCGAGCGGCGCGGGCCGGCGGCGAGCGGCGGCGGGGCAGTTGGCGGAGGGCGGCGGGCGGGCGGTGGTCGGTGCCCGCGGCTGCCGCCGCCCCTGccggtgctgctggtgctgtgggcGGCGGCGCTGCCGGCCGGGGGCCAGCCGCCGGCGCCGCAGGACAACGGTGAGCGGGGCATCTCCATCCCGGACCACGGCTACTGCCAGCCAATCTCCATCCCGCTCTGCACAGACATCGCTTACAACCAGACCATCATGCCCAACCTGCTGGGCCACACCAACCAGGAGGACGCGGGACTGGAGGTGCACCAGTTCTACCCGCTGGTGAAGGTGCAGTGCTCGGCCGAGCTCAagttcttcctctgctccatgtACGCTCCGGTGTGCACCGTGCTGGAGCAGGCCCTGCCGCCCTGCCGCTCCCTCTGCGAGCGGGCCCGCCAGGGCTGCGAGGCCCTCATGAACAAGTTCGGCTTCCAGTGGCCCGATACGCTGCGGTGCGAGAAGTTCCCGGTGCACGGGGCAGGCGAACTCTGCGTGGGGCAGAACGCCTCCGAGCGCGGCACCCCCACGCCCGCCCTGCGCCCCGAGAGCTGGACCAGCAACCCCCACCGCGGGGGCACCGGCGGCGGCACCGGGGGTGCGGGGCCCGGCGAGCCCCGCGGGCGCTTCTCCTGCCCGCGGGCGCTGAAAGTGCCCTCCTACCTGAACTACCGCTTCCTGGGGGAGAAGGACTGCGGGGCGCCCTGCGAGCCCGGCCGGCTCTACGGCCTCATGTACTTCGGGCCAGAGGAGCTGCGCTTCTCCCGCACCTGGATCGGCATCTggtctgtgctctgctgtgcctCCACGCTCTTCACCGTCCTCACCTACCTGGTGGACATGAAGCGGTTCAGCTACCCTGAGCGGCCCATCATCTTCCTCTCGGGCTGCTACACGGCAGTGGCAGTGGCCTACATTGCCGGCTTCCTTCTGGAGGAGAAGGTGGTCTGCAACGAGCGCTTTGCCGAGGACGGCTCCCGAACTGTGGCACAGGGCACGAAGCGGGAGGGCTGCACCATCCTCTTCATGATGCTCTACTTCTTCGGCATGGCCAGCTCCATCTGGTGGGTCATCCTCTCGCTCACCTGGTTCCTGGCTGCCGGCATGAAGTGGGGCCATGAGGCCATTGAGGCCAACTCCCAGTACTTCCAcctggctgcctgggctgtgCCAGCCATCAAGACCATCACCATCCTGGCCCTAGGGCAGGTGGACGGGGATGTCCTCAGTGGTGTCTGCTTTGTGGGCATCAACAATGTGGATGCCCTACGGGGCTTCGTACTGGCCCCCTTGTTCGTCTACCTGTTCATCGGCACCTCCTTCCTGCTGGCTGGCTTCGTGTCCCTCTTCAGGATCCGGACCATCATGAAGCATGACGGCACCAAGACAGAGAAGCTGGAGAAGCTCATGGTGAGGATAGGCATCTTCAGTGTCCTTTACACGGTGCCGGCCACCATTGTCATTGCCTGCTATTTTTACGAGCAAGCTTTTAGGGAACAGTGGGAGAGGAGCTGGGTCACGCAGAGCTGCAAGAGCTATGCCATCCCCTGCCCCAACAACCACGGCAGCCACCATCCGCCCATGAGCCCCGACTTCACTGTCTTTATGATCAAGTATCTCATGACCTTAATCGTGGGCATCACCTCGGGCTTCTGGATCTGGTCCGGGAAAACCCTGAACTCCTGGAGGAAGTTTTACACCAGGCTCACCAACAGCAAGCAGGGCGAGACCACCGTCTGA